One Anguilla rostrata isolate EN2019 unplaced genomic scaffold, ASM1855537v3 scaf0981, whole genome shotgun sequence genomic window carries:
- the LOC135246937 gene encoding E3 ubiquitin-protein ligase TRIM35-like, with product MEAKALIPEDDLCCSVCCDIFKEPVVLKCSHSFCGVCLKQYWEEKSSRECPICRRKASMDDPPINLALRNIVESYLNQKTERETTHKSDARCSLHGEKLLFFCEHDKEPLCLVCQTSKKHRNHPVCPVGEAVLELKEELKPALNLIKEKLKRFTEVEQECKKTAEHIKSQAQHTKRQIKAEFEKLHQFLREEEEARLAAQGEEEQQKSRIMKEKIENITGHISTLTDKITAIEKAMDTEDTSFLQSYKNIKERAQCTLQDPELLSGALIDVAKHLGNLKFRVWEKMLEVVQYTPVVLDPNTVRATLSLSDDLTAVRHTGTEQKYPDNPERFKLYVCVLGSEGFTSGTHSWEVKVGNKPRWAIGVVKESISRKGSITCSPKRGFWILVLRDGDEYCAFGAAALTLKRKPQSIRVQLDYDTGMVSFFDSSDMSHIYTFKDTFTERVFPYFSPHSRKDNNDGPLQICPVKISVKVM from the exons ATGGAGGCTAAAGCTTTGATTCCTGAGGACGATCTGTGTTGCTCTgtatgttgtgatatttttaaagagcctgTTGTCCTGAAATGTAGCCACAGCTTCTGTGGAGTGTGTCTGAAGCAGTACTGGGAAGAGAAGAGCTCTCGAGAGTGTCCCATCTGCAGGAGAAAGGCCTCTATGGATGATCCTCCTATAAACTTGGCTTTAAGAAATATTGTGGAGTCCTACTTAAACcagaagactgagagagaaactacGCACAAGAGTGATGCTCGGTGCAGTCTTCATGGGGAGAAACTTCTATTCTTCTGTGAACATGACaaagagcctctctgtctcgTCTGTCAGAcatcaaaaaaacacagaaaccacccCGTCTGTCCAGTGGGAGAGGCTGTACTGGAGCTGAAG GAGGAACTCAAGCCTGCACTTAatcttattaaagaaaaactgaagaggTTTACTGAGGTTGAACAAGAATGTAAGAAAACAGCTGAACACATCAAG AGTCAGGCCCAGCACACAAAGAGGCAGATAAAGGCAGAGTTTGAGAAGCTCCACCAGTTCctgcgagaggaagaggaggccagacTAGCTGCTCAGGgggaggaagagcagcagaaGAGTCGGATCATGAAGGAGAAGATAGAAAACATCACAGGACACATCTCCACTCTTACAGACAAAATCACAGCTATAGAGAAGGCAATGGACACAGAAGACACCTCCTTTTTACAG agctaCAAGAACATCAAGGAAAG agcccagtgcacactgcaggatccaGAGCTGCTGTCAGGGGCACTGATAgatgtggccaaacacctgggcaacctgaagttcagagtctgggagaagatgctggaggtggtgcagtaca CTCCTGTGGTGCTGGACCCCAATACTGTAcgtgccactctctctctctctgatgatctgaccgctgtgagacacacaggtacagagcagaaatATCCTGACAACCCAGAGAGGTTTAaactctatgtgtgtgtgctgggatcTGAGGGGTTTACCTcagggacacacagctgggaggtgaAGGTGGGGAATAAACCTAGGTGGGCTATAGGAGTGGTGAAAGAGTCCATCAGTAGGAAGGGAAGTATAACATGCAGCCCAAAGAGAGGATTCTGGATCTTAGTGCTGAGGGATGGTGATGAGTACTGTGCATTTGGAGCTGCTGCCCTCACACTGAAGAGGAAGCCCCAGagcatcagagtgcagctggactatgACACGGGGATGGTGTCCTTCTTCGACTCCAGTGATATGTCCcacatttacacttttaaagACACATTTACTGAGAGAGTGTTCCCATACTTCTCTCCACATTCGAGAAAAGATAACAATGATGGACCCCTGCAAATATGCCCAGTGAAAATCTCTGTGAAAGTGATGTAA